A stretch of Vulpes vulpes isolate BD-2025 chromosome 4, VulVul3, whole genome shotgun sequence DNA encodes these proteins:
- the LOC112930992 gene encoding NADH dehydrogenase [ubiquinone] 1 alpha subcomplex subunit 1, which produces MWFEILPGIGVMAVCLVIPGIATAHIHRFTNGGKEKRVAYYPYQWSLMQRDRRVSGVNRYYVSKGLENID; this is translated from the coding sequence ATGTGGTTCGAGATTCTGCCCGGGATCGGCGTCATGGCCGTGTGCTTGGTCATCCCCGGCATAGCCACGGCGCACATCCACAGGTTCACTAACGGGGGCAAGGAAAAAAGGGTTGCCTATTATCCATATCAGTGGAGTTTGATGCAAAGAGATAGGCGAGTCTCTGGAGTTAATCGTTACTATGTGTCAAAGGGTTTGGAGAATATCGATTAA